AATTACAAACGTCTTAAAGATCTTCCTGATTTTGATTTAAAAGCATTTGTACTTGAGAATTTTACACTACCTGAGATTTCTACTTCAACTTTTGAATCTGATACTACTCGTACAACAGCAGAACATATTAATGCACTTTGGCCCTATTTAAAAAGAGATGCAGATGCGGTAGAAAATGGTTCTAGAATCTCATTACCCAAAGCCTATATTGTACCCGGCGGTCGTTTTCAAGAGGTTTATTATTGGGATAGTTATTTTATTTTATTAGGATTGAAAGATGCCGGTGAGGTTGAATTAATTGAAAATATCTTAGACAACTTTGCATATCAAATAGAGACTATAGGTTTTATCCCTAATGGTAACAGAACTTATTATCTAGGCAGATCACAACCTCCATTTTTTGCAGAAATGGTAAACCTTCTTGCAAGTATTAAAGAGGAAAAAGAAGTGTTTTTAAAATACCACGATGCTCTTGAAAAAGAATATGATTTTTGGATGAAAGGAGGAGAAGGTCTTACCGAAGATTCTGCCATAGACCGTGTTGTAAAAATGCCAGACGGAAGCTTATTAAACAGATATTACAGTAATACCACTACCCCTCGTGCAGAAAGTTATCTTGAAGATGTGACTACAGCAGAAGAGTCTGGTAGAAATGCCGCAGAAGTATATTTAAATATTTCAGCTGCGTGCGAGAGTGGATGGGATTTTAGCAGCAGATGGTTTGAAGACCCTAATGATATTGCGACCATACAAACTACTCAGATCATCCCTGTAGATTTAAATGCACTTCTTTATAATCTTGAACAGATGCTTGCTAAGGCACGCAGGTTTAATGACAACACAGAAGGTGCCGAAGAATTGGTCGCAGCCGCAGGCGCTCGTAAGGACGCAATTGACTCCTATTTATGGGATGCAGATAAAGGGGTTTATACAGATTACAACTTAACAAAAAAAGCTGCATCTCCTACCCTTTCTCTAGCTATGGTCTATCCGCTGTATTTTAAAGTGGCCTCACCTCAACAAGCAGAATCTGTAGCTAAAGTTTTAGAAAGTCAATTTTTAAAACCGGGAGGTCTGGTTACCACTCTTAAAATTAACACCCAGCAATGGGACAGTCCTAACGGGTGGCCGCCTCACCAGTGGCTTGCTGTACGTGGTCTTGAAATCTACGGAAAGAATACTCTTGCTGAAAAAATTTCTTCAAGATGGTTACACCTAAACGATCAGGTTTATAAACGCACCGGTAAAATGCTTGAAAAATATAATGTGATTGACACCTCACTTGTTGCAGGTGGCGGTGAATACCCTACTCAGGATGGTTTCGGGTGGACAAATGGGGTTTATTTAGACCTTAAAAAGAATTAATTACTAGGTACTTAAACTTTTTTAAAGCAGAATATAACACGGGGTGACTTTTAAAAAAGTCACCCCTGTTTTTTGATGCAAATCTTTTAAAGAAAATTGTCACAAGCAACATAGGCATCTATAACAGCTTGCTCTCCGGCAATACCAGGTTGTGAATTGCCATGTTCCATCCCTAAAATACCTTTAAATCCTTTGCTGTGTATATGCTTAAATATATTCTTATAATTAATTTCACCAGTAGTTGGTTCTTTTCGCCCAGGATTATCCCCCATTTGAAAATAAGCTATCTCATCCCAGCAGGCGTCGATATTAGGTAAAAGGTTACCCTCCTGAATTTGCTGGTGATAAATATCAAATAGAATTTTACAAGCAGGACTATCTACTGCTTTACAAATTTGAAAAGCCTGCGCGCTTTCTTTTAAAAACAAACCAGGATGATTATAAAAATTAAGCGGTTCTAAAACCATTACTAAATCTTCAGGTTCAAGAAGCCCAGCGGCCTGTTTTAAAGACTCAATAACATGTGCTGTTTGATAATTTATATTCTGAGACATATCTACATAACCGGGAACAACGGTCATGTATTTTGCACCCACTCGTTTGGCAACTTCTATAGAAGCCTTTATATCTTTGAGAAACTCATCACGAAGATCTAATTTTCCACTTGTAAGGTTTGGGGCTGTCCAATAAATTTTATGCGCGACAAAAACACCCATTTGCATATTGCGCTGTTGCATAACCTGAGCCATTTTCTTTTGCAATGCAACTTCACGATTACGCATTTCATTATCTTCAAAAGCAGTAAAACCTTGATCTGCCATAAAATGAAGCTGCGCTATTGGATCATCACCTGCGCTATTTTTAAACATCCCCAAATGTGGTGCATAATGCAGATTAAATGTATGCTGAGGCAATTCAATCTCGTTTTGCATCGCAAATAATTGAGAACCACCCAGAGCTAAAAAGGAGCCACTAAGGGCTCCTTTTTGTATAAATACACGTCTTTTCATTAGAGTGACATCACTTTTCCGCCACCTGCTTCAGATTCTGGCAAACAGC
The sequence above is a segment of the Leeuwenhoekiella sp. MAR_2009_132 genome. Coding sequences within it:
- a CDS encoding hydroxypyruvate isomerase family protein — its product is MKRRVFIQKGALSGSFLALGGSQLFAMQNEIELPQHTFNLHYAPHLGMFKNSAGDDPIAQLHFMADQGFTAFEDNEMRNREVALQKKMAQVMQQRNMQMGVFVAHKIYWTAPNLTSGKLDLRDEFLKDIKASIEVAKRVGAKYMTVVPGYVDMSQNINYQTAHVIESLKQAAGLLEPEDLVMVLEPLNFYNHPGLFLKESAQAFQICKAVDSPACKILFDIYHQQIQEGNLLPNIDACWDEIAYFQMGDNPGRKEPTTGEINYKNIFKHIHSKGFKGILGMEHGNSQPGIAGEQAVIDAYVACDNFL
- the treF gene encoding alpha,alpha-trehalase TreF, yielding MTLSVTSCKKESQTDSAIQEPINFPNKNLDPIDRYGDLLIDVQTNRIFPDGKTFVDCEPKFPSDSILANYKRLKDLPDFDLKAFVLENFTLPEISTSTFESDTTRTTAEHINALWPYLKRDADAVENGSRISLPKAYIVPGGRFQEVYYWDSYFILLGLKDAGEVELIENILDNFAYQIETIGFIPNGNRTYYLGRSQPPFFAEMVNLLASIKEEKEVFLKYHDALEKEYDFWMKGGEGLTEDSAIDRVVKMPDGSLLNRYYSNTTTPRAESYLEDVTTAEESGRNAAEVYLNISAACESGWDFSSRWFEDPNDIATIQTTQIIPVDLNALLYNLEQMLAKARRFNDNTEGAEELVAAAGARKDAIDSYLWDADKGVYTDYNLTKKAASPTLSLAMVYPLYFKVASPQQAESVAKVLESQFLKPGGLVTTLKINTQQWDSPNGWPPHQWLAVRGLEIYGKNTLAEKISSRWLHLNDQVYKRTGKMLEKYNVIDTSLVAGGGEYPTQDGFGWTNGVYLDLKKN